From a region of the Mercurialis annua linkage group LG1-X, ddMerAnnu1.2, whole genome shotgun sequence genome:
- the LOC126664261 gene encoding PTI1-like tyrosine-protein kinase 1 isoform X2, with the protein MRRWLCCTCQVEESYPSRENDHLRSPKHYADTNPGKGQKAPPVRSEVQKEAPPIEVPALSLEELKEKTDNFGSKALIGEGSYGRVYYANLDNGKAVAVKKLDVASEQESNIEFLTQVSMVSKLKNENVVELLGYCVDGSIRVLAYEFATMGSLHDILHGRKGVQGAQPGPTLDWIQRVRIAVDAARGLEYMHEKAQPAIIHRDIRSSNVLLFEEFKAKIADFNLSNQAPDMAARLHSTRVLGTFGYHAPEYAMTGQLTQKSDVYSFGVVLLELLTGRKPVDHNMPRGQQSLVTWATPRLSEDKVKQCVDPKLKGEYPPKGVAKLAAVAALCVQYEAEFRPNMSIVVKALQPLLKAPNPAPPPPPPPET; encoded by the exons ATGCGGAGGTGGCTCTGTTGTACATGTCAGGTTGAGGAGTCTTACCCCTCTCGCGAGAATGACCACCTAAGGAGCCCTAAACATTATGCAGACA CCAATCCTGGGAAAGGCCAGAAGGCACCTCCAGTCAGATCTGAAGTGCAGAAGGAAGCTCCGCCTATTGAAGTACCTGCATTATCTTTGGAAGAACTTAAAGAAAAGACTGACAATTTTGGTTCAAAGGCATTGATTGGGGAAGGATCCTATGGAAGAGTTTATTATGCTAACTTAGACAATGGGAAAGCTGTGGCAGTAAAAAAACTTGATGTTGCATCTGAGCAAGAGTCAAATATTGAATTTCTGACTCAG GTTTCCATGGTGTCGAAATTGAAGAATGAAAATGTTGTGGAGTTGCTTGGTTACTGTGTTGATGGAAGTATTCGAGTGCTTGCATATGAATTTGCGACTATGGGATCTCTTCATGACATATTGCACG GTAGAAAAGGAGTTCAAGGAGCACAACCAGGTCCTACTCTTGATTGGATCCAGCGTGTGAGAATTGCAGTTGATGCAGCAAGGGGGTTGGAATATATGCATGAGAAGGCACAACCTGCTATTATACACAGGGATATCAGATCAAGCAATGTGCTTCTATTTGAAGAATTTAAAGCCAAAATTGCAGATTTTAACCTTTCAAATCAGGCTCCTGACATGGCTGCTCGTCTTCATTCTACTCGTGTTTTGGGAACCTTTGGCTACCATGCTCCTGA GTACGCAATGACTGGACAATTAACACAGAAGAGTGATGTGTATAGTTTTGGGGTGGTTCTCTTGGAACTGCTGACTGGGAGGAAACCTGTCGATCATAATATGCCACGGGGACAACAGAGTCTTGTCACTTGG GCTACTCCAAGACTGAGCGAAGACAAAGTCAAGCAATGCGTGGATCCAAAATTGAAGGGAGAATATCCTCCGAAAGGAGTGGCTAAG CTTGCGGCTGTGGCTGCACTGTGCGTGCAATATGAAGCTGAATTCAGGCCGAATATGAGCATTGTTGTTAAGGCACTTCAACCACTTTTGAAGGCTCCAAACCcagctcctcctcctcctcctcctccagaGACCTGA
- the LOC126664261 gene encoding PTI1-like tyrosine-protein kinase 1 isoform X1 — MGDNFHQRNFVAHAPSPGYSKLSVDDSSLRKRDRMRRWLCCTCQVEESYPSRENDHLRSPKHYADTNPGKGQKAPPVRSEVQKEAPPIEVPALSLEELKEKTDNFGSKALIGEGSYGRVYYANLDNGKAVAVKKLDVASEQESNIEFLTQVSMVSKLKNENVVELLGYCVDGSIRVLAYEFATMGSLHDILHGRKGVQGAQPGPTLDWIQRVRIAVDAARGLEYMHEKAQPAIIHRDIRSSNVLLFEEFKAKIADFNLSNQAPDMAARLHSTRVLGTFGYHAPEYAMTGQLTQKSDVYSFGVVLLELLTGRKPVDHNMPRGQQSLVTWATPRLSEDKVKQCVDPKLKGEYPPKGVAKLAAVAALCVQYEAEFRPNMSIVVKALQPLLKAPNPAPPPPPPPET, encoded by the exons atgGGAGACAATTTTCATCAGCGTAATTTTGTG GCACATGCGCCTTCTCCTGGTTACTCAAAATTATCTGTGGACGATTCATCTTTGAGGAAGAGAGACAGGATGCGGAGGTGGCTCTGTTGTACATGTCAGGTTGAGGAGTCTTACCCCTCTCGCGAGAATGACCACCTAAGGAGCCCTAAACATTATGCAGACA CCAATCCTGGGAAAGGCCAGAAGGCACCTCCAGTCAGATCTGAAGTGCAGAAGGAAGCTCCGCCTATTGAAGTACCTGCATTATCTTTGGAAGAACTTAAAGAAAAGACTGACAATTTTGGTTCAAAGGCATTGATTGGGGAAGGATCCTATGGAAGAGTTTATTATGCTAACTTAGACAATGGGAAAGCTGTGGCAGTAAAAAAACTTGATGTTGCATCTGAGCAAGAGTCAAATATTGAATTTCTGACTCAG GTTTCCATGGTGTCGAAATTGAAGAATGAAAATGTTGTGGAGTTGCTTGGTTACTGTGTTGATGGAAGTATTCGAGTGCTTGCATATGAATTTGCGACTATGGGATCTCTTCATGACATATTGCACG GTAGAAAAGGAGTTCAAGGAGCACAACCAGGTCCTACTCTTGATTGGATCCAGCGTGTGAGAATTGCAGTTGATGCAGCAAGGGGGTTGGAATATATGCATGAGAAGGCACAACCTGCTATTATACACAGGGATATCAGATCAAGCAATGTGCTTCTATTTGAAGAATTTAAAGCCAAAATTGCAGATTTTAACCTTTCAAATCAGGCTCCTGACATGGCTGCTCGTCTTCATTCTACTCGTGTTTTGGGAACCTTTGGCTACCATGCTCCTGA GTACGCAATGACTGGACAATTAACACAGAAGAGTGATGTGTATAGTTTTGGGGTGGTTCTCTTGGAACTGCTGACTGGGAGGAAACCTGTCGATCATAATATGCCACGGGGACAACAGAGTCTTGTCACTTGG GCTACTCCAAGACTGAGCGAAGACAAAGTCAAGCAATGCGTGGATCCAAAATTGAAGGGAGAATATCCTCCGAAAGGAGTGGCTAAG CTTGCGGCTGTGGCTGCACTGTGCGTGCAATATGAAGCTGAATTCAGGCCGAATATGAGCATTGTTGTTAAGGCACTTCAACCACTTTTGAAGGCTCCAAACCcagctcctcctcctcctcctcctccagaGACCTGA